The Juglans microcarpa x Juglans regia isolate MS1-56 chromosome 2S, Jm3101_v1.0, whole genome shotgun sequence genome has a window encoding:
- the LOC121252812 gene encoding vesicle-associated protein 4-2-like isoform X2, protein MLIRLVGRHHCKMPFWQASIASSSSSSASASVSGPSHTHHAVESSSLHSSNAVSAMAKSLLPTRRRLRLDPPNKLFFPFEPGKQVRSAIGIKNTSKSHVAFKFQTTAPKSCYMRPPGGILAPGESIIATVFKFVEPPENNEKPIDHKSKVKFKIMSLKVKGEMDYVPELFDEQRDQVAVEQILRVVFLEPERPSPAMEKLKRQLAEAEAALEARKKPPEDTGPRIVGEGLVIDEWKERRERYLARQQVEGMDSV, encoded by the exons ATGCTTATCAGATTAGTTGGCAGGCACCA TTGCAAAATGCCGTTTTGGCAGGCAAGCAttgcttcctcttcttcttcttctgcctcTGCTTCGGTTTCTGGTCCGAGTCACACTCATCATGCTGTTGAAAGTTCGAGCCTGCATTCTTCGAATGCCGTTTCGGCTATGGCCAAGTCTCTGCTTCCGACTCGAAGAAGGCTGCGACTTGATCCTCCCAACAAGCTCTTCTTTCCCT TTGAGCCTGGAAAGCAAGTCAGGAGTGCCATTGGGATTAAAAACACCAGCAAGTCTCATGTGGCTTTCAAG TTCCAAACAACTGCACCAAAGAGTTGTTATATGCGTCCTCCGGGTGGTATACTTGCTCCCGGTGAAAGTATAATTGCAACAG TTTTCAAATTTGTTGAGCCGCCAGAGAACAATGAGAAACCAATAGATCACAAGAGCAAGGTTAAGTTCAAAATCATGAGCTTAAAGGTGAAAGGTGAAATGGACTATGTACCAGAACTG TTTGATGAGCAAAGGGATCAAGTAGCTGTTGAGCAAATTTTGCGGGTAGTTTTCCTTGAACCCGAACGGCCTAGCCCT GCAATGGAAAAACTTAAGCGACAGCTGGCAGAGGCCGAGGCTGCACTTGAAGCACGTAAGAAGCCTCCAGAAGACACAGGTCCTCGAATTGTTGGGGAAGGACTTGTTATAGATGAATGG AAAGAACGGAGGGAAAGATACCTTGCACGGCAGCAAGTTGAAGGGATGGATTCAGTGTGA
- the LOC121252812 gene encoding vesicle-associated protein 4-2-like isoform X1, with amino-acid sequence MAVDSEKSATDGKIWSLCKMPFWQASIASSSSSSASASVSGPSHTHHAVESSSLHSSNAVSAMAKSLLPTRRRLRLDPPNKLFFPFEPGKQVRSAIGIKNTSKSHVAFKFQTTAPKSCYMRPPGGILAPGESIIATVFKFVEPPENNEKPIDHKSKVKFKIMSLKVKGEMDYVPELFDEQRDQVAVEQILRVVFLEPERPSPAMEKLKRQLAEAEAALEARKKPPEDTGPRIVGEGLVIDEWKERRERYLARQQVEGMDSV; translated from the exons ATGGCTGTTGATAGTGAGAAATCAGCTACGGATGGGAAGATTTGGAGTCTTTGCAAAATGCCGTTTTGGCAGGCAAGCAttgcttcctcttcttcttcttctgcctcTGCTTCGGTTTCTGGTCCGAGTCACACTCATCATGCTGTTGAAAGTTCGAGCCTGCATTCTTCGAATGCCGTTTCGGCTATGGCCAAGTCTCTGCTTCCGACTCGAAGAAGGCTGCGACTTGATCCTCCCAACAAGCTCTTCTTTCCCT TTGAGCCTGGAAAGCAAGTCAGGAGTGCCATTGGGATTAAAAACACCAGCAAGTCTCATGTGGCTTTCAAG TTCCAAACAACTGCACCAAAGAGTTGTTATATGCGTCCTCCGGGTGGTATACTTGCTCCCGGTGAAAGTATAATTGCAACAG TTTTCAAATTTGTTGAGCCGCCAGAGAACAATGAGAAACCAATAGATCACAAGAGCAAGGTTAAGTTCAAAATCATGAGCTTAAAGGTGAAAGGTGAAATGGACTATGTACCAGAACTG TTTGATGAGCAAAGGGATCAAGTAGCTGTTGAGCAAATTTTGCGGGTAGTTTTCCTTGAACCCGAACGGCCTAGCCCT GCAATGGAAAAACTTAAGCGACAGCTGGCAGAGGCCGAGGCTGCACTTGAAGCACGTAAGAAGCCTCCAGAAGACACAGGTCCTCGAATTGTTGGGGAAGGACTTGTTATAGATGAATGG AAAGAACGGAGGGAAAGATACCTTGCACGGCAGCAAGTTGAAGGGATGGATTCAGTGTGA
- the LOC121253383 gene encoding uncharacterized protein LOC121253383, whose amino-acid sequence MDPEEVIELFDFYWFGLKIFKKQLSNVQNSSDFETNTAHQIQENPRKPDISRVPTLHRRSLSDQLSSKASFNYGSMSPDTVLLSPKLRTILSGKEIKETEKIKPTDLQVSSKKVVTGSRKKRGETKSLSALEFEELKGFMDLGFVFSEEDRNSSLASVVPGLQRFGKKDEEEDATDESATSRPYLSEAWEVLDRRNSENSLMNWKIPTLSDDIDMKNNLKWWAHTVASTVRRGKSGRNERRRRVRLFNTHHFEFAFK is encoded by the coding sequence ATGGACCCAGAGGAGGTCATAGAGCTCTTTGATTTTTACTGGTTCGGCCTCAAAATCTTCAAGAAACAACTCTCAAATGTACAGAATTCGTCGGACTTCGAAACAAACACAGCTcatcaaattcaagaaaacccGCGAAAACCAGATATTTCTCGCGTCCCAACCCTCCATAGAAGGTCCCTGAGTGACCAATTGAGCTCTAAAGCAAGCTTCAATTACGGCTCTATGTCACCAGATACAGTCCTTCTCTCACCAAAGCTCCGTACCATCCTTTCTGGAAAAGAAATCAAGGAAACAGAGAAAATTAAACCAACAGATCTTCAAGTATCGTCCAAGAAGGTGGTCACAGGTAGTAGAAAGAAGAGAGGCGAAACCAAGAGCCTGTCTGCCCTTGAGTTTGAAGAGCTAAAAGGGTTTATGGATCTGGGTTTTGTTTTCTCAGAAGAAGATAGGAATTCAAGCTTGGCTTCAGTCGTTCCTGGGTTGCAAAGATTTGGGAAgaaagatgaggaagaagatgctACTGATGAATCTGCAACTTCAAGGCCTTATCTTTCTGAAGCTTGGGAGGTTTTGGATAGAAGAAACTCAGAGAACTCACTGATGAATTGGAAAATTCCTACCTTGAGCGATGACattgacatgaaaaataatCTGAAATGGTGGGCTCACACCGTTGCTTCCACTGTTAGACGAGGAAAATCTGGTAGGAATGAAAGAAGGAGAAGGGTGCGCCTCTTCAACACGCACCATTTCGAATTCGCTTTCAAGTAG
- the LOC121253301 gene encoding uncharacterized protein LOC121253301: MSTLYPDAINVQELQIWNNAAFDNEESDESDPVKASWSDMHAVNRSESLESDCGKENLIPLVVKSPVSEKSPVPIKPLLPSRNLPLKILLETPAVPKKGYKAIEENKRVREDKVIDSEIESIEKEISQLSLRLEALRFEKAERNAMSTVERRGRIVPAKFMEPKQGVENSDLNRKIEEPLTSSAKPKINRRGVSLGPAEIFAGARPRQPGKPEITPVQPIQSRRKSCFWKLQDIDELKAAKERGKSLSVSPKSRKTLSKFQAPKQAATTVGSKRPLKKEDRFLALIQPKKLFKDGEKSLTAKKPLKSGRVVASRYTQISNQTNGNSRLSDGRKRSLPEDDNEHGNRCDRRRTSSVGKLHGNQGTDSRLKKLWEIPSEILVYKGEEDESLESIAEMGGVLPKIRTVRCVKDTPRDSGPAKRVAELIGRRSYFCNAEGAEPSVCQALNFEGDAQEELIG, encoded by the coding sequence ATGAGTACTCTCTACCCAGATGCAATTAACGTCCAGGAGCTCCAGATATGGAACAATGCCGCTTTTGACAACGAAGAATCCGATGAATCGGACCCCGTTAAAGCCTCTTGGTCTGATATGCACGCCGTGAACCGGTCTGAGTCTCTTGAATCCGATTGCGGCAAAGAAAATCTGATCCCTTTGGTGGTAAAATCCCCTGTATCCGAAAAATCTCCGGTACCCATTAAGCCACTTCTCCCGAGTAGGAACTTGCCATTGAAGATTCTTCTTGAAACTCCGGCGGTTCCAAAGAAGGGGTACAAAGCAATAGAGGAAAACAAAAGAGTCCGTGAGGATAAAGTTATTGATTCGGAGATCGAGAGTATTGAAAAGGAGATTAGTCAGTTATCATTGAGACTCGAAGCGCTTCGATTCGAAAAGGCCGAGCGGAATGCGATGAGTACAGTCGAAAGGCGGGGAAGGATTGTTCCGGCTAAGTTTATGGAGCCGAAACAGGGTGTGGAGAATTCTGATTTGAACAGAAAGATCGAAGAACCTTTAACCTCAAGCGCAAAGCCAAAGATTAACCGTAGGGGTGTAAGTTTGGGTCCCGCGGAGATATTCGCCGGAGCCAGACCTCGACAGCCAGGCAAGCCTGAAATCACGCCGGTCCAACCGATTCAGAGTCGCCGGAAATCATGCTTTTGGAAACTTCAAGACATTGATGAGTTGAAAGCGGCAAAAGAAAGGGGTAAGAGTCTGAGTGTTAGCCCGAAATCGCGGAAAACTTTGTCGAAGTTTCAAGCTCCAAAGCAGGCAGCAACCACAGTCGGGTCTAAAAGGCCTCTCAAGAAAGAAGATCGGTTTCTCGCATTAATTCAGCCAAAGAAGCTGTTCAAGGATGGAGAAAAGTCGCTGACCGCAAAGAAACCATTGAAGTCTGGTAGGGTGGTGGCGAGCCGATATACCCAGATTTCCAATCAGACAAATGGGAATTCGAGACTGAGCGATGGGAGGAAGCGGTCTTTACCGGAGGATGATAATGAGCATGGTAACAGGTGTGACCGAAGGCGCACTTCATCGGTGGGAAAATTACATGGGAATCAGGGAACGGACAGTCGGTTGAAGAAACTTTGGGAGATTCCGAGTGAGATACTGGTGTACAAGGGTGAGGAAGATGAGTCTTTAGAGTCAATTGCTGAGATGGGTGGAGTGCTTCCGAAAATTAGGACAGTCCGGTGTGTGAAGGACACTCCGAGAGACTCGGGACCAGCCAAAAGAGTGGCTGAATTGATTGGGAGAAGGTCGTATTTTTGCAATGCTGAGGGGGCGGAGCCTTCAGTTTGTCAGGCTTTGAATTTTGAGGGAGATGCACAAGAAGAATTAATTGGATAA